The following are encoded together in the Variovorax sp. PBS-H4 genome:
- a CDS encoding zinc ribbon domain-containing protein, with product MPVVCTACGSSNRENAKFCIGCASRLPGFVPTGPSALEAINNASSTRAPARTPRRAWRRDDPLALLPAETAGFWLRLALLGVAMGIGFIGWYLYVTRQLTQPSFLKPSTAAMAVENREPPAETPVALAAPSTSTAPAAAPAPTGAATSTTPAKPAAQRPAPAAGRAAAPEAATPAASKAEPPVAKAEPPAAGAGASRNLSAAPADRYRDSAPPSTRRSRTPAWAEESPTVPLAIVPATVSPGPARAPAWSRDDSASPGAAGPAPVFSATRSPSWNRGDGGPPVVPGPGPVVAPPRSPSPVVAGDGGPPIVPGPGPVFSPVRTPTWAANDPGPPIAIGPGPVYNRTREP from the coding sequence ATGCCCGTCGTCTGTACGGCTTGCGGGAGCAGCAACCGGGAGAACGCGAAGTTCTGCATCGGCTGCGCAAGCCGCCTGCCCGGCTTCGTACCCACGGGACCCTCGGCCCTGGAGGCCATCAACAACGCGAGTTCAACGCGCGCGCCGGCGCGCACCCCGCGGCGGGCCTGGCGGCGTGACGATCCGCTGGCACTGCTGCCGGCGGAAACGGCTGGTTTCTGGCTGCGCCTGGCCTTGCTCGGCGTGGCAATGGGAATCGGCTTCATCGGCTGGTACCTCTACGTCACTCGTCAATTGACACAGCCGTCTTTCCTGAAACCGAGCACGGCAGCGATGGCGGTGGAAAACCGCGAGCCGCCCGCGGAAACACCAGTCGCGCTCGCCGCGCCGAGCACTTCTACAGCGCCGGCCGCCGCCCCGGCGCCGACAGGGGCCGCGACATCCACTACGCCGGCCAAGCCCGCCGCGCAAAGGCCGGCTCCAGCGGCGGGACGCGCAGCGGCCCCCGAAGCCGCCACCCCGGCTGCCTCGAAGGCAGAACCCCCGGTCGCCAAGGCAGAACCGCCCGCGGCGGGCGCCGGTGCATCTCGCAACCTGTCGGCTGCGCCGGCCGATCGCTATCGCGACAGCGCGCCGCCCTCGACGCGGCGCAGCCGCACGCCAGCCTGGGCCGAGGAGTCGCCGACGGTGCCGCTCGCCATCGTGCCCGCGACCGTTTCGCCCGGCCCCGCGCGCGCGCCCGCCTGGTCGCGTGACGATTCCGCCTCCCCGGGCGCTGCGGGACCGGCGCCGGTGTTCAGTGCGACGCGCTCTCCGTCGTGGAACCGCGGCGACGGAGGCCCGCCGGTCGTCCCGGGCCCGGGGCCGGTCGTCGCGCCCCCCAGAAGTCCGTCGCCTGTCGTGGCCGGTGACGGGGGTCCCCCGATCGTGCCGGGGCCAGGCCCGGTCTTCAGTCCGGTGCGCACCCCGACCTGGGCGGCCAACGATCCGGGGCCTCCGATTGCGATCGGTCCCGGACCTGTCTACAACCGCACAAGAGAGCCGTAG
- a CDS encoding type 1 glutamine amidotransferase domain-containing protein has translation MIKRQLEGMKVAILVTDGFEQSEMTEPRKALDAAGADTSLVSPSHGGVRGWKHHTPADRFDVDVPLQQAAAHEYDALVLPGGVMNPDALRMDEQAVTFVRDFVKAGKPIAAICHGPWTLIEADAVRGRTMTSWPSLRTDLKNAGAKWVDLEVVADGPLITSRKPADLPAFNRVMLEAFAGVHAHA, from the coding sequence ATGATCAAACGCCAGCTTGAAGGCATGAAGGTCGCCATCCTTGTAACGGATGGCTTCGAGCAGTCGGAGATGACCGAGCCGCGCAAGGCGCTCGACGCCGCAGGTGCGGACACGAGCCTGGTGTCGCCAAGTCATGGCGGGGTGCGCGGCTGGAAGCATCACACGCCTGCTGACCGCTTCGATGTCGATGTGCCGCTTCAGCAGGCTGCCGCCCATGAATACGATGCCTTGGTGCTGCCGGGCGGCGTCATGAACCCCGACGCGCTGCGCATGGACGAACAGGCAGTGACTTTCGTGCGCGACTTCGTCAAGGCCGGCAAGCCGATCGCGGCGATCTGCCACGGCCCGTGGACCTTGATCGAGGCCGACGCGGTCAGGGGTCGCACGATGACCTCCTGGCCCTCCCTGCGCACGGACCTGAAGAATGCAGGGGCGAAGTGGGTCGATCTCGAGGTCGTGGCCGACGGCCCGCTGATCACGAGCCGCAAGCCTGCCGATCTGCCGGCCTTCAACCGGGTAATGCTCGAAGCCTTCGCTGGTGTGCACGCGCACGCTTGA